The following coding sequences are from one Loxodonta africana isolate mLoxAfr1 chromosome 18, mLoxAfr1.hap2, whole genome shotgun sequence window:
- the GRN gene encoding progranulin has product MWTLVSWVALVAGLVDGTQCPDGQLCPVACCLDPGGASYSCCNPILDTWPSLSTTWSRHLGIPCQTDAHCSAGSSCLLTVSGTSRCCPLPEAVSCGDGRHCCPRGFQCNADGRSCFRRLDASPLGAIQCPNSQFECPSSSTCCATLDGSWGCCPMPQASCCQDKVHCCPHGTSCDLAQARCLTPTGTYPLARKTPARKTNRAVALPTAVMCPDAQSQCPDGSTCCELPSGKYGCCPMPNAICCSDHLHCCPQDTVCDLIQSRCLSKENATDLLTKVLAHTVQEVKCDLEVSCPDGYTCCRLSTGAWGCCPFTQAVCCEDHVHCCPEGFRCNTEKGTCEQGNRQVPWMKKAPAHLSLPDPQAIESDVPCDNVTSCPPFNTCCRLVSGEWGCCPAPEAVCCSDHQHCCPHGYTCTDEGQCQKGDKMAAALKKMPARQSSLSYPRDTSCDQHTSCPVGQTCCPSLSRGWACCQLPHAVCCEDRQHCCPAGYTCNVKARTCEKEVAPTQPTTPLAHSLHVGVGDVACGDSHFCHDNQTCCQDSHGGWGCCPYRQGICCTDKRHCCPAGFRCGARGTKCLRKEILPWKTPVRGPAQRPLL; this is encoded by the exons ATGTGGACCCTGGTGAGCTGGGTGGCCTTGGTGGCAGGGCTGGTGGATGGAACACAGTGCCCAGATGGTCAGCTCTGCCCTGTGGCCTGCTGCCTGGACCCAGGGGGAGCCAGCTACAGCTGCTGCAACCCCATTCTG GACACATGGCCCTCTCTGTCCACAACATGGAGCAGGCATCTGGGTATACCCTGCCAGACTGATGCCCACTGCTCTGCTGGCTCTTCCTGCCTCCTCACTGTCTCGGGAACCTCCCGCTGCTGCCCATTACCAGAG GCCGTGTCTTGCGGGGATGGACGCCACTGCTGCCCCCGGGGCTTCCAATGCAATGCCGATGGGCGGTCCTGCTTTCGCAGACTAG ATGCCAGCCCCTTGGGTGCCATCCAGTGCCCTAATAGCCAGTTTGAATGCCCCAGCTCTTCCACGTGCTGCGCTACGCTTGATGGCTCCTGGGGCTGTTGCCCCATGCCCCAG GCTTCTTGCTGCCAAGACAAGGTGCACTGCTGCCCCCATGGTACCTCCTGTGACTTGGCACAGGCCCGCTGCCTCACGCCCACGGGCACCTACCCTTTGGCGAGGAAGACCCCTGCACGGAAGACTAATAGGGCAG TGGCCCTGCCCACCGCTGTCATGTGCCCTGATGCACAATCCCAGTGCCCTGACGGTTCTACCTGCTGTGAGCTGCCCAGTGGGAAGTATGGCTGCTGCCCAATGCCCAAT GCCATCTGCTGCTCTGACCACCTGCACTGCTGCCCCCAGGACACTGTGTGTGACCTGATCCAGAGTAGGTGCCTCTCCAAGGAGAACGCGACAGACCTCCTCACCAAGGTGCTTGCACACACAG TGCAGGAGGTGAAGTGTGACCTGGAGGTGAGCTGCCCAGATGGCTATACCTGCTGCCGCCTGTCTACGGGGGCCTGGGGCTGCTGCCCTTTCACCCAG GCTGTGTGCTGTGAGGACCATGTGCACTGCTGCCCAGAGGGCTTTAGATGTAACACAGAGAAGGGGACCTGTGAGCAGGGGAACCGCCAGGTGCCCTGGATGAAGAAGGCCCCAGCCCACCTCAGCCTTCCAGACCCCCAAGCCATAGAGAGTGATGTCCCCTGTGACAACGTCACCAGCTGTCCACCTTTCAATACCTGCTGCCGACTTGTGTCTGGGGAGTGGGGCTGTTGTCCTGCCCCAGAG GCCGTCTGCTGCTCGGACCACCAACACTGCTGCCCCCACGGCTACACATGCACAGACGAGGGGCAGTGTCAGAAAGGGGACAAGATGGCAGCTGCACTGAAGAAGATGCCTGCCCGTCAGTCCTCCCTGTCTTACCCCAGAGACACCAGCTGTGACCAGCACACCAGCTGCCCGGTGGGGCAGACCTGCTGCCCCAGCCTGAGCAGGGGCTGGGCCTGCTGCCAGTTGCCTCAT GCCGTGTGCTGTGAGGATCGCCAGCACTGCTGTCCAGCTGGGTATACCTGCAATGTGAAGGCCCGCACCTGTGAGAAGGAGGTGGCCCCTACCCAGCCCACCACCCCCCTGGCCCACAGCCTTCACGTGGGCGTGGGGGACGTGGCTTGTGGGGACAGCCACTTCTGTCACGATAACCAGACCTGCTGCCAAGATAGCCACGGGGGCTGGGGCTGCTGTCCCTACCGCCAG GGCATCTGTTGCACAGATAAGCGTCACTGCTGTCCTGCTGGCTTCCGCTGTGGGGCCAGGGGTACCAAGTGTTTGCGCAAGGAGATCCTGCCCTGGAAAACCCCTGTGAGGGGCCCAGCCCAGAGACCGCTGCTATAA